A region of the Desulfovibrio sp. JC010 genome:
CGGTTGCAGAGCTCACCGTCGGTGGTCAGCAGGAGCATGCCTTCGGAATAGAAATCCAGCCTGCCCACGGGAAAAACCCTGCGTTTGATGATATCATCCGGCAGCAGGTCGAGCACTGTCTTGCGCCCTTGCGGGTCCTTGGCAGTGGTTACAGTTTCAATGGTCTTGTGCAGTAGGATGTAGAGGTCTTTGGACTTTTGATCATGCTGGATCAGCTTGCCGTTTACTTCTACTCGGTCATTTTCAGGATCAACCTGAATGCCGGGGGAATCCGCAAGTTCGCCATTGATTTTAACTTTGCCCTTTTGGACAAGTTCATCCGCCCCGCGCCGGGAAGCGATCCCGGCGGAGGCAATATATTTATTGAGTCGGATTGTTTGTTTTTCGGTCATGTGGGCTTTATTAAGCCTTAATAACCTTAGTGGCAAGCTGTAAACTGGTGACTACGTCGAGCATATTTGTGGTTTCGCCGACCTGTTTTTTCTCGAGCAGCTTAAAATGGTCGAGGCAGGTTCCACAGACAAGGATGGAAACGCCCGCTTTTTCAAGCTCCTGAAGCTTTTCAAGGCACTTGCTGCCTTCAACAGCGAGCTTGACCGCGCCGTTGACCATGATGATCCGCCACAGGGAATCGCCCAGCTCGGGCAGGGTGGAAATAAAGTTGAACATCAGTCCGGCACCAAGGACGTCATCGCCGCTACCCAGAACATCGCTGTTCAGGAAAACGAGGGTCTTGCTGCCG
Encoded here:
- the yedF gene encoding sulfurtransferase-like selenium metabolism protein YedF, translated to MSVKIDCKGLPCPQPVLKCKNAIESENPGKIKIIVDNEAAKENVSRFMRTKGYEVSIKEKNGAFVVKGKKDVSDAKSPAECEVCEVMSDAEIANVGSKTLVFLNSDVLGSGDDVLGAGLMFNFISTLPELGDSLWRIIMVNGAVKLAVEGSKCLEKLQELEKAGVSILVCGTCLDHFKLLEKKQVGETTNMLDVVTSLQLATKVIKA
- a CDS encoding pseudouridine synthase, which encodes MTEKQTIRLNKYIASAGIASRRGADELVQKGKVKINGELADSPGIQVDPENDRVEVNGKLIQHDQKSKDLYILLHKTIETVTTAKDPQGRKTVLDLLPDDIIKRRVFPVGRLDFYSEGMLLLTTDGELCNRMTHPKWHLPKIYHVTIRGRLSEKEMSIMKNGMYLEDKGELLAPVKIKAVSEVGETTKYEMELRQGINRQIRRMFDEFDKTILRLKRVRQGRIELGNLKPGKWRELSAKELTLLKKDLKIK